The genomic window GGGCAGGGTCGCGAGGAGCGCTGCGGCGGCACGGTCGGCGAGCGCAAGCGGCGTCTCGGGACGGAGCGCGAGCTCGAGCAGCCCGGCGCGCAGACCCTCGGGGTAGGCGCGCAGCACGGGATCCGGCGCGGACAGGACCTGCTCCATCCCGCGCGCGAGCAGGGTGGGGGCCTCGGGCGCGGCCGGGTCTTCGAGGAGCCGGCGATGCACCGCGCGCAGCGGGGCGAAGGCATCCGTCACCTCGGGCGGCAGGGTCGCGGCTGCGGCGTCGAACGCGCGGCGGAAGGGTGCGGTGGCGAGCAGGTTGAACAGGACCTGGATGCGCTCGTGATCGACGAAGGTCGCGATCAGGACCTGGAGAAGGCGTGCGAGGCGCGTGGGCGACAGGCTCTCGAAGTCGATGCGGCGGACCACCTCGCCGAAGGCCGCGGCCGCTTCGGCGCGTGACCGGACCAGCGCCAGCGTCTCCAGGTACGCGAGCAGAACCCCGACGTCCGCGGTGAGCCGGATGACACCCGCGAGCATGCGCGCACGCGCTGCCGGGTCCGAGCGCAGGGGCTCGCGCTGGACGGCCGCCTCGATCACGCCGCGCTCGACCTTGGCGAGCAGATGATGGCACACCCCGCGCTCGCTCGGCTCGCGCTGGCCGTTCACGAGCAGGTCCTCAGCGGCATTGAGCCTCAGGCGCAGGAGGTCCTTGTAGCGGCGCAGGAAGGACAGATGCTCCCTCATCTCCGCCACCTCGGTCGCCTCCAGCCGATCGCTGCCGCTCGTGGTGGCGGCGAGGCGGCTCACCTCGGGGACGACCGCGGCCGGCGCACGCGAGGCGGAGGGATGGTCGCCTCCTCCGCGTCGCCGCGGCGACCGCCGATGGCGGCCCGGCGGATGTGGCGAGGGTGGTATGCCGTCCATGCCGCCCCGAGGGGCTACCACATTCTGCGCCCCACGCGCACTCGACGGCCCGCAGCCGTGCCCCATCCCGCTTGCACCTCTCGTCGCCATTTGCGACGCTTGGCGCGCCGGAGAGGTGCCCGAGCGGCCGAAGGGGCACGCCTGGAGAGCGTGTGTACCTACCCGGTACCGAGGGTTCGAATCCCTCCCTCTCCGCTCGACCAACATTCCTGGGGGCCCGTCCGCTGCTCGCGCGCTGCCGCGCGCTCCGCTGCCCCCAAGACCCCGTCGGCCAGCTCGAGCGCTCTCGCGCTCGGCCTCCATCTTGCCTTGCGCCCTTCATCGAACGTGGGTACTGTGACGCTCGCCCCGCGGGCGTCGGGCGGTGGCGGCTAGGTCCTGCGCAAGAAGGCGTCGCGAACCCCGTCAGGTCCGGAAGGAAGCAGCGGTACCGAATGTCCTCCTGTGCCGCAGGGCGCCCTAGCCGTTACCGCCGGACGCCTCTGGCCTCGCCGCGTAGTAGTAGATGACATACCAGGTGCTCGCCCGGCGGCTTCGGCCGCAGCGCTTCGCAGACGTGGTCGGGCAGGATCACGTGACCCGTACCCTGCAGGCTGCCATCGCCGCGGGCCGCGTGGCGCACGCCTTCCTCTTCAGCGGCCCGCGCGGCGTCGGCAAGACCACCACGGCGCGGCTGCTCGCCAAGGCCCTCAACTGCGAGCGGGGCCTGACGCCGGAGCCCTGCAACGCCTGCTCGAACTGCAGGGAGATCGGCGACGGCACGGCCTTCGACGTCCTCGAGATCGACGGCGCCTCGCACACCCAGGTCGACAAGATGCGCGACCTGATGGAGACGGTCGCGCACCTGCCGCTCAAGAGCCGCTTCAAGATCTTCATCATCGACGAGGTCCACATGCTCTCGTCGCACTCCTTCAATGCGCTCTTGAAGACGCTCGAGGAGCCGCCGGCGCACGTGAAGTTCGTCTTCGCCACCACCGAGCCGCACAAGGTGCTGGCGACGGTGATCTCGCGCTGCCAGCGCTACGACCTCCGGCGCATCGGCCTGGGCGAGCTGCGCGCGCACCTCCGGCGCACGGCCGACGCCGAGGGGCTCGCGCTCTCGGAGGAGGCGCTGGCCCTCGTGGCGCGGGAGGCGGAGGGGAGCCTGCGGGACGCGCAGTCCCTCCTCGAGCAGGTGCTCACGGCCGCGGGCGGTGCGGCCGACGCCGCCACCGTGCGACAGGTGCTCGGCGCGGCGGACCGGCGGCTCGTGCTGGCGGTGGCCGACGCCATCCTGGGCGGCGACCCCGCCGCCTGCGTCCGCCACCTCGGCGAGCTCCATGCGCACGGCTACGACGCGCAGCGCTTCTGCCGTGATCTCCTCGAGCATTTCCGCCACCTGGCCGTGCTGGCCGCGACCGGCGAGCGCGCGCTGGTGGCCGACCTGCCGGAGGCGGACGTGGACGCACTCGCCGCGCAGGCCGAGCGCCGCTCGGCCGACGACCTGCAGCGTTTCTTCCGTCTCCTCCTCGAGGCGGACGAGGCGCTCGCGGCGCCCGCGCGCAGCGTCGACCCGAAGCTGGTCCTCGAGATGTGCGCGGTGCGGCTCGCGACGCTGCCGTCGCTCCTGCCGCTGGACGACATCCTCCGCCGCCTGGAGGCCCTGGGCGGGGGAAACCCCGCCGCTCCCGGCCCGGCACCTGACGGCGCCTTGCGCGAGAGCGCACCGCCGTCGCCCGGTGGCGACCTGTGGGAGCGGTTCCTGGCCCGCGTACAGGAGGCAAAGCTGGTCGCGCCCTACATGATGCTCGTGAGCGGCACGCTGCTCGGGGCCGACGGCGAAGCGCTCCGCATCGGAATCGAGAACGAGGCGGCGCGGCGGGAGCTGTCGCGCAAGGAGACCCTGCAGCGCCTGCGCGCCATCGCGAGCGAGGTCGCCGGACGCGAGCTCCGGGTGGAGGTGGGTCCGCTGCCGAGCGAGCACGCCGGCCAGGCGCCTCTCGCGCAGGCCCGGCGGCGCACCGAGGAGACGCTCGCCGATCCGATGGTGCAAGCCGCGGTCGAGATCTTTGGCGCCGAGGTGCGCGGCGTGCGGGACCGGCGCCGGTAGCGCGCGATGGGTAAGGGCTTCGACCTGGGTGGGCTCTTCCGGCAGGCGCAGCAGCTGCAGGAGAAGATCGCGAGCATCCAGCAGGAACTGGCCGAGCGCACGGTCGAGGCGAGCGCGGGCGGCGGCATGGTGACCGCCGTGGTGAGCGGGAAGCTCGAGGTGGTAGGGCTCCACATCGACCCCTCTCTCCTCGAGAAGCCCGACGCGGACATGCTCCGGGACCTCGTCGTGGCGGCGGTGAACGCGGGCCTCCGGGCTGCGCAGCGCATGCTGTCGGAGGAGATGGGGAAGCTGACCGGCGGCCTCGGCATCAAGCTCCCGGGGCTGGGCTGAGCCGTGGCCCAGCCGCCCTCCATGACGCGCCTGATCGAGCAGCTCATGCGGCTGCCGGGGATCGGCGAGAAGACGGCGGCCCGGCTCGCGTTCCACATCCTGCGCGCCGACCGGCCGTACGCGCGGGCGCTCGCCGAGGCCGTGCTGGCGGTCAAGGAGGAGACCCGCCTCTGCTCGGTCTGCTTCGCACTCACCGAAGCGGATCCGTGCCCGATCTGTACCGATCCGGCGCGCCTTCCCGACGCGATCTGCGTCGTGGAGGAGCCGGCCGACCTGCTCGCCGTCGAGCGCGCGCGAGAGTTTCGCGGCCGCTATCACGTGCTGCACGGCACGCTCGCGCCGCTCGACGGCGTGGGGCCCGACGAGCTCAAGATCGAGCCGCTCCTGGCTCGCCTTCGCGCCGGCGCGGTGCGCGAGGTGATCGTCGCCACCAACCCCACGACCGAGGGCGAGGCGACGGCGCTCTACCTTGCCCGGCTGATCAAGCCTCTCGGCATCCGCGTGACCCGCATCGCGCATGGCATTCCGGTCGGGGGCGACCTCGAGTACGCCGACGTGGTCACGGTCGGCCGCGCCCTCGAGGGCCGCCGGGAGATGTAGGGAGGCCGCCGCCGAGCAGGCCGACGGGGTTTGGCCGCATCGGAGCAGCGCAGCGCGCGGGAGCCGCGAGCAGCGGACGGGCCCCCGAACAAGCCTGACGGCGACGGCGGTTTGCGCACCCCCGGCGCTTTCGCCTATAAGCTCGTCGTTCCCCGGTAGCTCAGTAGGTAGAGCGATCGGCTGTGGCCATGACGCAGCCTCACCGGGAAACCGGTGAGTGAAAAGCGGGTGAATTCAGGGAAGCCTAAGTGCAGGGTCGGGGCATATGGTAACCCTGAGCCGAGCCCTCCGAGAACGCAGGGCGGAGGGAAGGTGCAGAGACTAGGGAGTGACGGAAGGATAATCTCCCCACGAGCGCCCGCCGCCTACAGGCCGTCCGGCCCACGGCGATGAGATAGTCCACCCCCGTCGGAAACGGCGGGACCGGTGTAACCGATTGGTCGCTGGTTCGAGTCCGGCCCGGGGAGCCAAATCCGAAGAGGGTCGTCGGAGGTGACTCCGGCGGCCCTTTTCCTTTCGCGCCCGGCGTGCGATGAGCGCGGGGGGATGACGGCCGCGATCACGCGCGCGATCCACACCAACGGCATTCGCATGGCGGTCAGCGAGCAGGGCGAGGGCCCGCCGGTGGTGCTTTGCCACGGCTTTCCCGAGATCGCTTACTCGTGGCGCCATCAGATTCCGGCGCTCGCCACGGCCGGCTTCCACGCCATCGCACCCGATCAACGCGGCTACGGCGCGACGGAGCGGCCGGCGGCCGTCACCGACTACGACATTCGCCATCTGACCGACGATCTCGTCGGGCTCCTCGACGCGCTCGGTCTCCAGCGCGCGGTCTTCGCCGGCCACGACTGGGGTGGCATCGTGGTCTGGCACATGGCGCTCCTCCACCCGGCGCGCACCGCGGGCGTGATCGGGGTCAACACGCCGTACTTCCCGCGTCCGTCGGCGCCGCCCCTCACGCTCATGCGCGCCATGTGGGGGGAAAACTACTACGTCGTCCACTTCCAGAAGCCGGGCGAGGCGGACACGGCCCTGGTGCGCGACGTCCGGCGCGTGTTCACCCAGCTCATGCGCTCGGGCGTGCCGCTCGAGGAGACCCGCAAGCTGTGGCACCGCCGGAACCTGGTCGAGGCTGTCACGGGAGCCGAGCTGCCGGGCCGCCCGCTCCTCTCCGAGGAGGAGCTCGGGGTCTACGTGCGCGCCTTCGAGCGCACCGGCTTCACGGGCGGGATCAACTGGTACCGTAACATGGACCGGAACTGGGAGACGACGCCCGAGCTCGCCGGGGCGACGATCGCCGTCCCGTCGTTGATGATCACCGCGGAGCACGACCCCGTCCTGCGGCCCCAGCTGGCCGAGGCGATGCGCGACCTCGTGCCCGATCTCGAGACGGTCATGATCCCGGGCTGCGGCCACTGGACGCAGCAGGAGCGACCCGGCGAGCTCTCCCGCATCATGATCGACTGGCTCACGCGCCGCTTCCGCCGGGCCTGAGTACCGCCGACGCCGAGCCGGCCGGATCCGTCCCGGGAGTTTGACTTCCCGGCGCCGGCCGGCGTTCAGTGCGCCGCGACCATGTGGCGCGGAGGCATCGGGCTCGTGCTGCTGCTCGGCACGGCGCACGTGATGGCGCGCGTGGCCGGGGCGCGCGCCGCCGCCGACCTGTCGAAGGCGGTGCCGATCGCGCTCCTGGCGGGGCTCGTCGCGGCCGAGCCAGCCCCCGTCGGCCACGCGTACCGCTGGCTCGTGTTCGCCGGGCTCCTCTGCTCGCTCGGGGGGGACGTCTGCCTCCTCTTGCCGCGCGGCTTCGTCGCGGGCCTGCTCCACTTTCTGGTGGCGCACCTCCTCTACATCGCAGCCTTCGCGCGCGAGGCGGCGTGGAGCGCGTCCGCATGGGCGCTGCTCGCACCCTTCGCGCTCGGCAGCCTCGCGATGCTCCGCTACCTCTGGCCGCATCTCGGGCGCGACCGGGCCCCGGTCGGCGTCTACGTGAGCGTCATCGCCGTCATGGGCTGGCGTGCGGCGGTGCGCGCGACGGCCGCGCCGAGCGCGAGCGGCGAGCTCGCGCTCGCCGGCGCGCTCCTCTTCATGCTCTCCGACGGGCTGCTCGCGACCGACCGCTTCGCACGCCGGCTGCGGGCGGCCGATGCCACGGTCATGACGACCTACTACGCCGCGCAGACGCTGATCGCGCTCTCGGTGCGCGGCTGATCTCCAGCGCGTCACGGGGCCCGGCCGACCGTGTAGACGTCGACGCGGGCGGCGCCGGCGGCGAGGAGCGCGCGGGCGCACGCGTCGGCCGTCGCTCCGGTCGTGAGCACGTCGTCCACGAGCACGATCGAGCGCGCGCGGCACAGGCGCGGGGCCCGCACGGCGAACGCGCCGTCCAGGTTCCTCCGGCGCTCGGCGGCCGGCAGCCGCGCCTGCACGTCGGTGGCGCGGGTGCGCACGAGGAGGCGCGGCGCGAGCGGCAGCCCGCGCCGCCGGCCGAGCGCGCGCGCGAGGAGGAGCGCCTGATTGAAGCCGCGCGCGCGCAGGCGCGCGGGGTGGAGGGGAACGGGAACCAGGAGCGCGTTGGGACGGAAGGGATAGCGCTCCGCGAGCAGCGCGCCGAGCGCGCCGGCCAGCCGCCGCCGGCGGCGATACTTGAGACCCTGGACCGCCGCCGCGAGCGGATTGAGACCGGAGGCCGAGGGGAGATACAATGCGGCTGCACGCGCAGCGGTGAAGGCGGGGGGATGGTGGGCGCAGCCGGGACACGAATCGCTCGGGCAGCTCGCTCCGAGCGGGACGCCGCACGAGCGGCAGAGGGGCGCGGGCGGCGCCGCCATCGCGGCGCGGCAGCCCGCGCACAGGCACGAGCGGTGGCCGAGCGGCAGCGGAGCCTCGCACGCCTCGCAGTGCGGGGGAAAGAGGAGGTCGGGCAGTATCGGGAGCCAGCGCCGCATGGCGAACCGAGGGCGGCGCGACACCATTGTGAGGCTGTGCGGCGCTCAAGCAACCGGGGCGGAGGAGGTGAGCGGTGAGGAACTTCTGGGCCGGCGTCTTGCTCGGGGTGGCGGCGGCGTACTGGTACTGCACCCAGGGGGACCACGTGCGCGCGGTCGCTGCGTCGTGGTGGGCGCGTGCCTCGGCGCCGCCCCCGTTCACCCACGAGAAGCCCTGAGGCGCTGTGCCGGTTTCGCGCCGCCGCGCTTTACAACCTCGCGACTTCTCCTTACCCTAACGCGCGATGCCCGCACTCACGGAGCAGCAGCTCGCCGACGACCTGACGCGCGCCATGAAGGCGCGCGAGATGTCGCGCGTCTACGTGCTGCGCGGTCTCCTCACCGCGGCCAAGAACCTGAAGGTCGAGCGGCGGGGCGCCGCGCTCGCGGAGGCGGACCTGGTGCAGCTCGTGCGCCGCGAGATCCGCAAGCGCGAGGAGGCCGAGGAGTTCGCCGTCAAGGCCGGCCGCAGCGAGCTCGTCGACCAGAACCGCGCGGAGCGCGTGTTCCTCGAGGCGTATGCGCCGGCGCCGCTAGCCCCCGCCGAGCTGGAAGAGGCCATCCGCGCCATCGCAGCGCGGCCGGCGGAGCGCACTCTGGGCGCGATCATGGGCGCGCTGCGCGAGCGGTTCGCCGGCCGCTTCGACGGCCGGCAGGCAAGCGAGATCGCGCGCCGCGTACTGGCCGAGCCCGCCCGCGCCTGAGGAGCTCATGGAGCTGCCGGTCATCGCCCGGCTCAAGAAGGAGCTGGCGGATCTCAGGTACGAGCTGAACGTCAAGCTGCCCAAGGAGCTCGAGGCGGCCCGCGCGCACGGCGATCTCTCCGAGAACGCCGAGTACGAGGCCGCGAAGGCGCGGCAGGACTATGTCCGCTCGCGCATCGGACAGCTCGAGGGGCGGGTGCGCGAGCTGTCGATGTACAACGTCGCTTCGATCCCGCGCGACGTGGTCGCCTACGGCAGTCGGGTCACGGTGGAGGACGACGCCGGGGAGTCGATGGCTTACGAGATCGTGTTCCCCGAGGAGGTGGACGCGGGCAGGGGGCAGATATCCCTCTCCTCGCCGCTCGGACGCGCGCTGCTCAACAAGGCGGTAGGCGACGAGGTCGAGGTGCAGACGCCGAGCGGCAAGCGGACGTATCAGATCCTCGAGCTCGTGACGCTGCACCACCTGCAGCAGGGCGAGCGGTAGCGGGACGCTTTCCCCCGGTCCGGCGCGGCCGGGCCCCTGCCGGCCCCCGGCGCCGAACCGGCGGGGTTGAGGGGTGAAACGGCAGTATTGTACGGTACGCGCCGCTCGCGCCCGCAGGCGGGCGCGAGCTGGGAAGGGCGCGCATGTCGTACGCGAACCTCGCAGAGATGTTCTTCGAGCGGGCCGACGAGCTGACCACCCGGCCGCGCTACCGCTACCGTACCGAGGACGGCTGGCACGAGGTCACGTGGCGGGCGATGGCCGAGCGCGTGCGCGCCATGGCGGCGGGCCTGATCGCCATGGGCGTGTCCCCCGGCGATCGCGTGGCGCTCCTCTCCAACACGCGCCCCGAGTGGATGGAGATCGACTTCGCCATCCTCGCCTGCGGCGCCCTCACCGTCCCCATCTACCAGTCGAACCTGCCCGCCGAGTGCGGCTACATCATCGCCAACTCCGAGTCCTCGGTGGTATTCGTCGAGAATCCGAAGCAGCGCGCGAAGATCGAGGAGGTGACCCAGCGCGGCTTCGAGCTCGACGGCGTGCGCCAGACGATCGGCGTGCGGGCGGTGGTCACGATCGAGGGCGACCCGGGCGCCGGGCAGTCGCTGGCAGCGCTCATGGAGCGGGGCCGCGTCGCCTTCGGACGCACGCTTGCGGAGATCGAGGGGCGGGTTGCCGCCTTGCGGCGCGACCAGCTCGCCACGATCGTCTACACCTCGGGCACGACCGGGCCGCCCAAGGGCGTGCTCCAGACCCATGGCAACCACCTCGCCACGATCGAGTCGCTGCTGAAGGTCGGCATCGCGCGCGAGGGCGACGTCGACTTCTTCTTCCTGCCCCTCGCTCACTCCTTCGCGCGCCTGATCGAGTACTACGGGATCGCGGCCGGGACGGTCACCGCCTTCGCGCGCTCCATCGACACGCTGGCAGAGGACC from Deltaproteobacteria bacterium includes these protein-coding regions:
- the dnaX gene encoding DNA polymerase III subunit gamma/tau, whose translation is MTYQVLARRLRPQRFADVVGQDHVTRTLQAAIAAGRVAHAFLFSGPRGVGKTTTARLLAKALNCERGLTPEPCNACSNCREIGDGTAFDVLEIDGASHTQVDKMRDLMETVAHLPLKSRFKIFIIDEVHMLSSHSFNALLKTLEEPPAHVKFVFATTEPHKVLATVISRCQRYDLRRIGLGELRAHLRRTADAEGLALSEEALALVAREAEGSLRDAQSLLEQVLTAAGGAADAATVRQVLGAADRRLVLAVADAILGGDPAACVRHLGELHAHGYDAQRFCRDLLEHFRHLAVLAATGERALVADLPEADVDALAAQAERRSADDLQRFFRLLLEADEALAAPARSVDPKLVLEMCAVRLATLPSLLPLDDILRRLEALGGGNPAAPGPAPDGALRESAPPSPGGDLWERFLARVQEAKLVAPYMMLVSGTLLGADGEALRIGIENEAARRELSRKETLQRLRAIASEVAGRELRVEVGPLPSEHAGQAPLAQARRRTEETLADPMVQAAVEIFGAEVRGVRDRRR
- a CDS encoding YbaB/EbfC family nucleoid-associated protein, whose amino-acid sequence is MGKGFDLGGLFRQAQQLQEKIASIQQELAERTVEASAGGGMVTAVVSGKLEVVGLHIDPSLLEKPDADMLRDLVVAAVNAGLRAAQRMLSEEMGKLTGGLGIKLPGLG
- the recR gene encoding recombination protein RecR; this translates as MTRLIEQLMRLPGIGEKTAARLAFHILRADRPYARALAEAVLAVKEETRLCSVCFALTEADPCPICTDPARLPDAICVVEEPADLLAVERAREFRGRYHVLHGTLAPLDGVGPDELKIEPLLARLRAGAVREVIVATNPTTEGEATALYLARLIKPLGIRVTRIAHGIPVGGDLEYADVVTVGRALEGRREM
- a CDS encoding alpha/beta hydrolase produces the protein MTAAITRAIHTNGIRMAVSEQGEGPPVVLCHGFPEIAYSWRHQIPALATAGFHAIAPDQRGYGATERPAAVTDYDIRHLTDDLVGLLDALGLQRAVFAGHDWGGIVVWHMALLHPARTAGVIGVNTPYFPRPSAPPLTLMRAMWGENYYVVHFQKPGEADTALVRDVRRVFTQLMRSGVPLEETRKLWHRRNLVEAVTGAELPGRPLLSEEELGVYVRAFERTGFTGGINWYRNMDRNWETTPELAGATIAVPSLMITAEHDPVLRPQLAEAMRDLVPDLETVMIPGCGHWTQQERPGELSRIMIDWLTRRFRRA
- a CDS encoding lysoplasmalogenase yields the protein MWRGGIGLVLLLGTAHVMARVAGARAAADLSKAVPIALLAGLVAAEPAPVGHAYRWLVFAGLLCSLGGDVCLLLPRGFVAGLLHFLVAHLLYIAAFAREAAWSASAWALLAPFALGSLAMLRYLWPHLGRDRAPVGVYVSVIAVMGWRAAVRATAAPSASGELALAGALLFMLSDGLLATDRFARRLRAADATVMTTYYAAQTLIALSVRG
- a CDS encoding ComF family protein is translated as MRRWLPILPDLLFPPHCEACEAPLPLGHRSCLCAGCRAAMAAPPAPLCRSCGVPLGASCPSDSCPGCAHHPPAFTAARAAALYLPSASGLNPLAAAVQGLKYRRRRRLAGALGALLAERYPFRPNALLVPVPLHPARLRARGFNQALLLARALGRRRGLPLAPRLLVRTRATDVQARLPAAERRRNLDGAFAVRAPRLCRARSIVLVDDVLTTGATADACARALLAAGAARVDVYTVGRAP
- a CDS encoding transcription elongation factor GreA → MELPVIARLKKELADLRYELNVKLPKELEAARAHGDLSENAEYEAAKARQDYVRSRIGQLEGRVRELSMYNVASIPRDVVAYGSRVTVEDDAGESMAYEIVFPEEVDAGRGQISLSSPLGRALLNKAVGDEVEVQTPSGKRTYQILELVTLHHLQQGER